The following proteins are co-located in the Thermus thermophilus HB8 genome:
- the nuoH gene encoding NADH-quinone oxidoreductase subunit NuoH has protein sequence MTWSYPVDPYWMVALKALLVVVGLLTAFAFMTLIERRLLARFQVRMGPNRVGPFGLLQPLADAIKSIFKEDIVVAQADRFLFVLAPLISVVFALLAFGLIPFGPPGSFFGYQPWVINLDLGILYLFAVSELAVYGIFLSGWASGSKYSLLGSLRSSASLISYELGLGLALLAPVLLVGSLNLNDIVNWQKEHGWLFLYAFPAFLVYLIASMAEAARTPFDLPEAEQELVGGYHTEYSSIKWALFQMAEYIHFITASALIPTLFLGGWTMPVLEVPYLWMFLKIAFFLFFFIWIRATWFRLRYDQLLRFGWGFLFPLALLWFLVTALVVALDLPRTYLLYLSALSFLVLLGAVLYTPKPARKGGGA, from the coding sequence GTGACCTGGTCCTACCCCGTAGACCCTTACTGGATGGTGGCCCTGAAGGCCCTCTTGGTGGTGGTGGGCCTCCTCACCGCCTTCGCCTTCATGACCCTCATTGAGCGGAGGCTCCTCGCCCGCTTCCAGGTGCGCATGGGGCCGAACCGGGTGGGGCCTTTTGGCCTCCTCCAGCCCCTCGCCGACGCCATCAAGAGCATCTTCAAGGAAGACATCGTGGTGGCCCAGGCGGACCGGTTCCTCTTCGTCCTCGCCCCCCTCATCTCCGTGGTCTTCGCCCTCCTCGCCTTCGGGCTCATCCCCTTCGGCCCGCCGGGAAGCTTCTTCGGCTACCAGCCCTGGGTGATCAACCTGGACCTGGGGATCCTCTACCTCTTCGCCGTAAGCGAGCTCGCCGTCTACGGGATCTTCCTCTCCGGGTGGGCCTCGGGGAGCAAGTACAGCCTCTTGGGCTCCCTCCGCTCCTCGGCGAGCCTCATCTCCTACGAGCTCGGCCTGGGCCTCGCCCTCCTCGCCCCCGTGCTCCTCGTGGGCAGCCTCAACCTGAACGACATCGTGAACTGGCAGAAGGAGCACGGCTGGCTCTTCCTCTACGCCTTCCCCGCCTTCTTGGTCTACCTCATCGCCAGCATGGCCGAGGCCGCCCGCACCCCCTTTGACCTCCCCGAGGCGGAGCAGGAGCTCGTGGGCGGGTACCACACGGAGTACAGCTCCATCAAGTGGGCCCTCTTCCAGATGGCGGAGTACATCCACTTCATCACCGCAAGCGCCCTCATCCCCACCCTCTTCCTGGGCGGCTGGACCATGCCCGTCCTCGAGGTCCCCTACCTCTGGATGTTCCTCAAGATCGCCTTCTTCCTCTTCTTCTTCATCTGGATCCGGGCCACCTGGTTCCGCCTGCGCTACGACCAGCTCCTCCGCTTCGGCTGGGGCTTCCTCTTCCCGCTGGCCCTCCTCTGGTTCCTCGTCACCGCCCTCGTGGTGGCCCTGGACCTCCCCAGGACCTACCTCCTCTACCTCTCCGCCCTAAGCTTCCTCGTCCTCCTGGGAGCGGTCCTCTACACCCCCAAGCCCGCCCGCAAAGGAGGTGGCGCATGA
- the nuoI gene encoding NADH-quinone oxidoreductase subunit NuoI — translation MTLKALAQSLGITLKYLFSKPVTVPYPDAPVALKPRFHGRHVLTRHPNGLEKCIGCSLCAAACPAYAIYVEPAENDPENPVSAGERYAKVYEINMLRCIFCGLCEEACPTGAIVLGYDFEMADYEYSDLVYGKEDMLVDVVGTKPQRREAKRTGKPVKVGYVVPYVRPELEGFKAPTEGGKR, via the coding sequence ATGACCCTGAAGGCCCTCGCCCAAAGCCTCGGCATCACCCTGAAGTACCTCTTCTCCAAGCCGGTGACCGTCCCCTACCCCGACGCCCCCGTGGCCCTGAAGCCCCGCTTCCACGGGCGGCACGTCCTCACCCGGCACCCGAACGGGCTAGAGAAGTGCATCGGCTGCTCCCTCTGCGCCGCCGCCTGCCCCGCCTACGCCATCTACGTGGAGCCGGCGGAGAACGACCCGGAAAACCCGGTCTCCGCGGGGGAGCGGTACGCCAAGGTCTACGAGATCAACATGCTCCGGTGCATCTTCTGCGGCCTCTGCGAGGAGGCCTGCCCCACGGGGGCCATCGTCCTGGGGTACGACTTTGAGATGGCGGACTACGAGTACTCCGACCTCGTCTACGGCAAGGAGGACATGCTGGTGGACGTGGTGGGCACCAAGCCCCAGCGCCGCGAGGCCAAGCGGACGGGCAAGCCCGTGAAGGTGGGCTACGTGGTGCCCTACGTGCGGCCCGAGCTGGAGGGGTTCAAGGCCCCCACGGAAGGGGGGAAGCGATGA
- a CDS encoding NADH-quinone oxidoreductase subunit J family protein translates to MSLLEGLALFLLLLSGVLVVTLRNAIHAALALILNFLVLAGVYVALDARFLGFIQVIVYAGAIVVLFLFVIMLLFAAQGEIGFDPLVRSRPLAALLALGVAGILAAGLWGLDLAFTQDLKGGLPQALGPLLYGDWLFVLLAVGFLLMAATVVAVALVEPGKASRAKEAEKREEVAR, encoded by the coding sequence ATGAGCCTTCTTGAAGGCCTCGCCCTCTTCCTCCTCCTCCTGAGCGGGGTCCTGGTGGTGACCCTCAGGAACGCCATCCACGCCGCCCTGGCCCTGATCCTCAACTTCCTGGTCCTCGCCGGAGTCTACGTGGCCCTGGACGCCCGCTTCCTGGGCTTTATCCAGGTCATCGTCTACGCCGGGGCCATCGTGGTCCTCTTCCTCTTCGTCATCATGCTCCTCTTCGCCGCCCAGGGGGAGATCGGGTTTGACCCCCTGGTGCGCTCCAGGCCCCTCGCCGCCCTCCTCGCCTTAGGGGTGGCGGGGATCTTGGCCGCGGGGCTTTGGGGGCTGGACCTCGCCTTCACCCAGGACCTGAAGGGCGGGCTTCCCCAGGCCCTGGGGCCCCTGCTCTACGGCGACTGGCTCTTCGTCCTCCTCGCGGTGGGCTTCCTCCTCATGGCCGCCACGGTGGTGGCCGTGGCCCTGGTGGAGCCCGGGAAGGCCTCGAGGGCCAAGGAGGCGGAGAAGCGGGAGGAGGTGGCGCGGTGA
- the nuoK gene encoding NADH-quinone oxidoreductase subunit NuoK, with product MSYLLTSALLFALGVYGVLTRRTAILVFLSIELMLNAANLSLVGFARAYGLDGQVAALMVIAVAAAEVAVGLGLIVAIFRHRESTAVDDLSELRG from the coding sequence GTGAGCTACCTCCTCACCTCCGCCCTCCTCTTCGCCCTCGGGGTCTACGGGGTCCTCACCCGGAGGACCGCCATCCTGGTCTTCCTCTCCATTGAGCTCATGCTGAACGCGGCCAACCTCTCCCTGGTGGGCTTCGCCCGGGCCTACGGGCTTGACGGCCAGGTGGCCGCCCTCATGGTCATCGCCGTGGCCGCCGCCGAGGTGGCCGTGGGCCTCGGCCTCATCGTGGCCATCTTCCGCCACCGGGAGAGCACCGCGGTGGACGACCTCTCGGAGCTTCGGGGGTAA
- the nuoL gene encoding NADH-quinone oxidoreductase subunit L produces MALLGTILLPLLGFALLGLFGKRMREPLPGVLASGLVLASFLLGAGLLLSGGARFQAEWLPGIPFSLLLDNLSGFMLLIVTGVGFLIHVYAIGYMGGDPGYSRFFAYFNLFIAMMLTLVLADSYPVMFIGWEGVGLASFLLIGFWYKNPQYADSARKAFIVNRIGDLGFMLGMAILWALYGTLSISELKEAMEGPLKNPDLLALAGLLLFLGAVGKSAQIPLMVWLPDAMAGPTPVSALIHAATMVTAGVYLIARSSFLYSVLPDVSYAIAVVGLLTAAYGALSAFGQTDIKKIVAYSTISQLGYMFLAAGVGAYWVALFHVFTHAFFKALLFLASGSVIHALGGEQDVRKMGGLWKHLPQTRWHALIGALALGGLPLLSGFWSKDAILAATLTYPFGGVGFYVGALLVAVLTAMYAMRWFVLVFLGEERGHHHPHEAPPVMLWPNHLLALGSVLAGYLALPHPLPNVLEPFLKPALAEVEAHHLSLGAEWGLIALSAAVALLGLWAGFVFFQRKVFPAWYLAFEAASREAFYVDRAYNALIVNPLKALAEALFYGDRGLLSGYFGLGGAARSLGQGLARLQTGYLRVYALLFVLGALLLLGVMRW; encoded by the coding sequence ATGGCGCTTCTCGGGACGATTCTCCTGCCCTTGTTGGGCTTCGCCCTCCTCGGCCTCTTCGGCAAAAGGATGCGAGAGCCCCTCCCCGGGGTCCTGGCCTCGGGGCTCGTCCTCGCCTCCTTCCTCCTGGGGGCGGGGCTTCTCCTCTCGGGCGGGGCCCGCTTCCAAGCGGAGTGGCTTCCCGGCATCCCCTTCAGCCTCCTTCTGGACAACCTCTCCGGCTTCATGCTCCTCATCGTCACCGGCGTGGGCTTCCTCATCCACGTCTACGCCATCGGCTACATGGGGGGGGACCCGGGCTACAGCCGCTTCTTCGCCTACTTCAACCTCTTCATCGCCATGATGCTCACCCTGGTCCTCGCCGACAGCTACCCGGTGATGTTCATCGGCTGGGAGGGGGTGGGCCTGGCGAGCTTCCTCCTCATCGGCTTCTGGTACAAGAACCCCCAGTACGCCGACAGCGCCCGCAAGGCCTTCATCGTGAACCGGATCGGCGACCTGGGCTTCATGCTGGGCATGGCCATCCTCTGGGCCCTCTACGGCACCCTCTCCATCAGCGAGCTCAAGGAGGCGATGGAGGGCCCCCTGAAGAACCCTGACCTCCTCGCCCTGGCAGGGCTTCTCCTCTTCCTCGGGGCTGTGGGCAAGAGCGCCCAGATCCCCCTCATGGTCTGGCTCCCCGACGCCATGGCCGGCCCCACCCCCGTCTCCGCCCTGATCCACGCGGCCACCATGGTGACGGCCGGGGTCTACCTCATCGCCCGGAGCTCCTTCCTCTACAGCGTCCTCCCCGACGTCTCCTACGCCATCGCCGTGGTCGGCCTCCTCACCGCGGCTTATGGGGCGCTATCCGCCTTCGGCCAGACCGATATCAAGAAAATCGTCGCCTACTCCACCATCAGCCAGCTCGGGTACATGTTCCTGGCGGCCGGGGTGGGGGCGTACTGGGTGGCCCTCTTCCACGTCTTCACCCACGCCTTCTTCAAGGCCCTCCTCTTCCTGGCCTCGGGGAGCGTGATCCACGCCCTGGGGGGCGAGCAGGACGTGCGCAAGATGGGGGGCCTCTGGAAGCACCTGCCCCAAACCCGCTGGCACGCCCTCATCGGGGCCCTGGCCCTGGGCGGCCTCCCCTTGCTTTCCGGCTTCTGGTCCAAGGACGCCATCCTCGCCGCCACCCTCACCTACCCCTTCGGGGGAGTGGGGTTCTACGTGGGGGCGCTCCTCGTGGCGGTCCTCACCGCCATGTACGCCATGCGCTGGTTCGTCCTGGTCTTCCTGGGGGAGGAGAGGGGGCACCACCACCCCCACGAGGCCCCGCCGGTGATGCTCTGGCCCAACCACCTCCTGGCCCTGGGCTCGGTCCTCGCGGGGTACCTGGCCCTGCCCCACCCCTTGCCCAACGTCCTGGAACCCTTCCTGAAGCCCGCCCTGGCGGAGGTGGAGGCCCACCACCTCTCCCTGGGGGCGGAGTGGGGCCTCATCGCCCTCTCGGCGGCGGTGGCCCTTCTAGGGCTCTGGGCGGGTTTCGTCTTCTTCCAGCGCAAGGTTTTCCCCGCCTGGTACCTGGCCTTTGAGGCGGCGAGCCGGGAGGCCTTCTACGTGGACCGGGCCTACAACGCCCTCATCGTGAACCCCTTGAAGGCCCTGGCGGAGGCCCTCTTCTACGGGGATCGGGGCCTCCTAAGCGGCTACTTCGGCCTGGGCGGGGCGGCGCGGAGCCTGGGGCAGGGCCTCGCCCGGTTGCAGACCGGCTACCTTAGGGTTTACGCCCTCCTCTTCGTGCTGGGGGCGCTTCTCCTTCTGGGGGTGATGCGGTGGTAG